A single Anopheles funestus chromosome 2RL, idAnoFuneDA-416_04, whole genome shotgun sequence DNA region contains:
- the LOC125761616 gene encoding neurogenic protein mastermind isoform X3, whose amino-acid sequence MNRQCRAASVTTVPASYRLGPCELPLPDQWLVHTQLSQSTQSSQASFYSTSQTGGQSLGGLGGLSASTLPIQQHSSSAQQPSTQLQNQINVPQTAAATATPGAAPASQLQSQSKIMNVVVPSVACPPTASKKIRRKPDAKPQSQINKCNNEKRRRELENEYIEQLGEFLQIKRDMTACKPDKAAILSEVVRTFRSMLEQGNPNLTGSRCSKCSPDCSASCKLHPVQQGEVSSTEPPLPEPSVNGHSPEKSAYFEAVQHYISNVGWALLEINSEGVIECATENVRDVLHYSRTELHGQSIYSYLHTGDHSKLSPILNKNSFELNWDQNEMFYQTPKRTIRTKIRWLLRAPEGANETIEQKQQRLEKYKDLLIISAPVKDDTEESSSVLCLITLPEDEQATIETTTMPQTLDEQLTLKLDTSGNIINYNSSTLRKQFAGNLTKETIRSIYDICHYQDRPRLNEHLSNVRSSNGTPHELTYRLRLGGPDVYVHVKTQSKLFRSTKPNESDFIMAICTVLTENEVAMLSSDGGSGGGMVMGGSGSSGGLSAAMSGSNINNNNGNGSSSNPTSSSTMGLLMPSTSSSVTGGGLNGANDVVARHMAQITQGVSNMGGPLMSSVLNGSSTGTGGSSSSTSSMLGGGGSTVGGMTGGNMSVSGGMGGPGGGTPGSGGSGLGASGGMVAGGNTGMGPAASLSSIVSPRSNPNSSSLLCAPSSDNSNFFNTDFELEFPHSTFDMESVGVGWDSRPDSRTSVTPVSTPRPPSVSAYSPAAAPMCASPMTPYYSGSTMGGMPSPSNNNGAAGGSSSGGGLINPSLSLNNNNNNNSNTNNNNTGTPFGTNAFQFPFDDSKDKLQDMQSQQQQHHHPHMSPMQQHPSTMPSQQMVQRQPQHPQQHHQQHLQQHLQQQQTQPPSNTHDSERLRNLLTTKRPHSNASSSSGLDMDHDHRNPNRILKGLLNSEEDKDSNGNKINTASLSQRIPQSVRTPAQGSNNGGGGVSGLGLTTRAGNENNKASSNNMLLQLLNDKSDDDESDARNRQGPSELLKQLQKVKDEPKEHNPPPLNNEELIQMLRVQSNDRKRPSTEPDEGAAVKRTDNRPSKLRERNKMLASLLANPAKAPMPMQTAMPFNRIIPDIPNSGLARQLANVSSSTAPNQTLNNNNLTTSNNNLKQVQQLNQMRLQQQQQQQMRKSAMPSQSQQPPTSSDIYLNHQQQQHHHQHPQTHPQHLQQQQQHHSQHPQQQHHTQQQASMMQQQQQMLAAQRQQNFSPAIQDSGIGSAGSGTFATSTSATSTQLVSEWDPELNDILNHVIEIAPEGDFAESELNSILGLSPIESSTSSVVPSSQSSQPDIHEKLAINAIQKSLMQYENVSSPLQPQPQPQFSGSPPAYPMLAMGGGGNNGAVSGGGSGGPGMGPGGPTGSGPGVGSGSGGPGGTGSGGTGGPGLNPGSSLQQQSSQAGPNQNFTPPPVYTQRMRIPQGQLGNNSPVVPPNLLAMQKLQHQNRDRMLQEQQRTRLLQQQQKQQMVVTVNPTANSDLGPPNVTLTRANNVPDSQLSPGFSPSLMQQQLSPSQRTQLSPQQAGFQGNPFNNNPGHRLSPQLQQMVSGFGNAGGNVNQQLSPRQPPYGSGVGGQTVNQPNVVVPGQSPQQQQQQQQQQQQQQQQQQQQWQQNANARLSIQQQNPMLNAQLSSVGGFNPAPNRQFVGPPQRQRSTLNSPGTPRQQNAFGGSMVDGGGFPGPPSPSPVGVSPPNFANPVYANQQMRLQRQGSVPPQSTQHLPGSPRSAYGGHGPGPDGTGYGMMFGNAAAMQQHTATSPGDFFNRSQTGLNGGIIGGGNSIGGGSVGNGHGGNGLGLSNGTNSNGQSLNHSELVRQELRAIVSGRAQRPPTHSPMGLSPLGGMPLQSCSEGNGVGSNGGLNVVSTVGSSNGGCASISNTSSVMLSGIGGGSNLGGGSTRTSLSDAGTSGPMLHSGNSSTGLDPSMLFNFHLTQKEFFGGNTSR is encoded by the exons ATGAATCGTCAGTGTAGGGCTGCGAGTGTTACGACAGTTCCAGCGAGCTATag GCTTGGCCCATGTGAACTACCACTGCCGGACCAGTGGCTTGTGCATACACAATTGTCGCAGTCAACGCAATCGTCTCAAGCATCGTTCTACTCCACATCGCAAACCGGTGGCCAAAGTTTGGGTGGACTGGGTGGACTGTCAGCCTCAACACTGCCGATACAACAACATTCCTCCAGTGCCCAGCAGCCATCGACACAGTTGCAGAACCAAATCAACGTGCCGCAAACAGCAGCCGCGACAGCTACACCGGGAGCAGCTCCAGCATCACAACTGCAGAGTCagtcaaaaataatgaatGTCGTCGTACCATCCGTGGCCTGTCCGCCTACTGCATCGAAAAAGATTCGCCGCAAACCAGACGCGAAG CCACAGTCACAGATCAACAAGTGCAACAACGAGAAACGTCGCCGAGAGCTAGAAAATGAGTACATTGAACAACTTGGCGAGTTTCTGCAGATTAAGCGGGATATGACCGCTTGCAAACCAGACAAAGCGGCGATACTAAGTGAAGTTGTACGAACG TTTCGTTCTATGCTAGAGCAAGGAAACCCGAATCTAACTGGTTCGCGGTGTTCCAAATGCTCGCCGGATTGTTCTGCTTCCTGCAAACTGCACCCGGTGCAACAGGGAGAAGTGTCATCCACTGAACCGCCACTACCGGAACCGTCGGTAAACGGCCACTCGCCGGAAAAGTCAGCCTACTTCGAGGCAGTGCAACATTACATCTCGAACGTCGGCTGGGCCCTACTGGAGATCAACTCGGAGGGTGTGATCGAATGTGCCACGGAGAACGTCCGCGACGTACTGCATTACTCGCGCACGGAGCTCCACGGACAGTCTATATATTCGTACCTGCATACTGGTGATCATTCAAAGCTGAGTCCTATTTTAAATAAGAATTCGTTTGAGCTAAACTGGGATCAAAATGAA ATGTTCTATCAGACGCCAAAGCGTACCATACGTACTAAAATTCGTTGGTTACTGAGGGCGCCAGAAGgagcaaacgaaacgatcgagcagaagcagcagcgcTTGGAAAAGTACAAGGATCTGCTCATCATCTCTGCTCCTGTGAAGGATGATACGGAGGAATCGTCTTCGGTGCTTTGTCTAATTACACTACCCGAGGACGAACAGGCAACCATAGAAACTACCACCATGCCACAAACGCTGGACGAACAGCTAACGTTAAAGCTGGATACTAGTGGTAACATTATAA ATTATAACTCATCGACGCTAAGGAAACAGTTTGCAGGAAATCTTACCAAAGAAACTATTCGGTCAATCTACGACATATGCCACTATCAGGATCGGCCACGATTGAACGAGCATCTCAGCAATGTGCGCTCGTCCAACGGAACCCCCCACGAACTGACCTACCGTTTGCGTCTTGGGGGACCAGATGTATACGTGCACGTGAAGACCCAATCGAAACTGTTCCGTAgcacaaaaccaaacgaatCAGACTTCATAATGGCCATCTGTACCGTGCTGACGGAAAATGAAGTCGCCATGCTCTCGTCAGATGGCGGTAGCGGTGGAGGAATGGTGATGGGAGGAAGTGGCAGCAGTGGTGGCCTTAGTGCGGCAATGAGCGGCAGCAACATTAACAATAACAACGGCAACGGCAGTAGCAGTAATCCTACCTCATCCTCAACCATGGGGCTGCTAATGCCAAGCACGAGCAGCTCGGTGACAGGAGGCGGCCTAAACGGTGCCAACGACGTCGTAGCTCGTCACATGGCCCAAATCACACAGGGAGTTAGTAATATGGGTGGACCGCTAATGTCGAGCGTGCTTAATGGGAGTAGTACCGGTACCGGTGGCAGCAGTTCAAGCACCTCGAGTATGCTCGGCGGTGGAGGATCGACTGTAGGTGGCATGACCGGAGGAAATATGAGTGTGTCCGGTGGCATGGGTGGTCCTGGAGGAGGCACACCGGGATCGGGAGGTTCCGGGCTGGGTGCCAGCGGTGGCATGGTTGCAGGTGGCAATACCGGCATGGGTCCGGCCGCCTCGTTAAGCTCGATTGTATCACCGCGCAGTAATCCCAACTCATCTTCGCTGCTATGCGCTCCATCCTCCGACAATAGTAACTTCTTTAACACGGACTTTGAGCTCGAATTTCCACATTCCACGTTCGACATGGAGTCGGTTGGTGTTGGGTGGGACTCGCGACCCGACTCCCGCACCAGCGTTACTCCGGTCAGCACCCCTCGACCTCCGTCCGTCAGTGCGTACAGTCCAGCGGCCGCACCAATGTGTGCGTCGCCGATGACGCCGTACTACTCAGGCAGTACGATGGGCGGGATGCCTTCACCTTCAAACAACAATGGTGCAGCGGGAGGCAGCAGTAGTGGCGGGGGCCTCATCAATCCCAGCTTATCTttgaacaataacaacaacaataatagtaataccaataacaacaacactgGGACACCGTTCGGTACGAACGCGTTTCAGTTTCCGTTCGACGACAGTAAGGATAAGCTGCAGGATATGCAgtcgcaacaacagcaacaccatCACCCGCACATGTCGCCAATGCAGCAGCATCCGTCTACGATGCCATCGCAACAGATGGTTCAACGACAGCCGCAGCACCCACAGCAACATCACCAGCAGCATCTACAGCAGCATcttcagcaacaacaaacgcaGCCACCATCGAATACGCACGATTCCGAGCGATTACGGAATCTGCTTACAACCAAACGACCTCACTCAAATGCCTCATCCTCATCCGGTTTGGATATGGACCATGACCATCGGAATCCGAATCGAATTTTAAAG GGTTTGCTAAATTCCGAAGAAGATAAGGATAGTaatggcaataaaataaataccgCATCTCTTTCACAACGTATACCTCAGTCAGTTAGAACCCCAGCGCAGGGTAGTaataatggtggtggtggtgtgagTGGGCTGGGATTAACAACCCGCGCGGGAAATGAGAATAATAAAGCCAGTAGCAATAATATGCTATTACAG CTGCTCAACGACAAAAGTGACGACGACGAAAGTGACGCCCGCAACCGACAAGGTCCGAGCGAACTTCTTAAGCAGCTGCAAAAGGTTAAA GATGAGCCGAAGGAGCATAATCCGCCGCCATTGAACAACGAAGAACTTATCCAGATGTTACGGGTACAAAGTAATGATCGCAAGCGACCTTCGACCGAGCCGGACGAAGGCGCCGCGGTAAAGCGAACGGATAACAGGCCGTCGAAGTTGCGGGAGCGCAATAAGATGCTTGCCTCATTGCTGGCCAATCCGGCCAAAGCACCAATGCCAATGCAAACCGCAATGCCGTTCAACCGCATCATCCCGGACATACCAAACTCGGGGCTGGCTCGTCAACTTGCGAACGTGTCGAGTTCAACGGCGCCGAATCAGACACTGAATAATAACAATCTAACCACTAgcaacaataatttaaaacaagtaCAACAGCTGAACCAAATGCgcctgcagcaacagcagcagcagcaaatgcgCAAATCAGCTATGCCTTCTCAATCGCAGCAACCTCCAACATCCTCCGATATCTACCtcaaccatcagcagcagcagcaccatcatcaacacccccaaacgcacccacagcacctgcaacagcagcaacaacatcattcGCAGCATccgcaacaacagcaccacaCGCAGCAGCAGGCATCGAtgatgcagcaacagcagcaaatgcTAGCCGCCCAGCGGCAGCAAAATTTCTCACCCGCAATCCAGGACTCCGGTATTGGTTCGGCTGGGAGCGGTACGTTTGCAACATCGACATCCGCCACATCGACGCAACTCGTTTCTGAGTGGGATCCGGAGCTCAACGACATACTTAATCACGTGATTGAGATTGCACCGGAGGGCGACTTTGCCGAAAGTGAACTCAACAGTATCTTAG GCTTAAGTCCAATCGAATCGTCTACATCCTCGGTTGTACCGTCGTCACAGTCGAGCCAACCAGATATACACGAAAAGTTGGCAATAAATGCAATTCAAAAATCGTTAATGCAGTACGAAAACGTTAGCTCGCCATTGCAACCACAGCCCCAGCCACAGTTCAGCGGTAGTCCACCTGCCTATCCAATGCTTGCAATGGGTGGCGGAGGGAACAACGGTGCTGTTTCGGGTGGCGGCAGCGGTGGTCCCGGTATGGGTCCTGGTGGCCCAACCGGCAGTGGACCCGGTGTCGGTTCCGGTAGCGGAGGTCCTGGCGGTACGGGTAGCGGTGGTACGGGTGGTCCAGGTTTGAATCCTGGTAGCAGTTTGCAACAGCAATCGTCACAAGCGGGGCCAAACCAGAACTTCACACCTCCTCCAGTGTACACGCAGCGGATGCGAATACCACAGGGTCAGCTTGGTAACAACAGTCCCGTGGTACCGCCGAACTTGCTTGCGATGCAAAAGCTGCAGCATCAAAACCGAGACCGTATGTTGCAGGAGCAACAGCGAACGCGATtgctacagcagcagcagaaacagCAGATGGTTGTTACGGTGAACCCGACCGCCAACTCAGACCTTGGTC CTCCTAACGTTACACTGACACGTGCGAATAATGTGCCGGATTCGCAGCTTAGTCCCGGATTTTCCCCAAGCCTGATGCAGCAACAGCTGAGTCCAAGTCAAAGGACGCAACTTAGTCCGCAACAAGCAG GATTCCAAGGCAATCCGTTCAACAACAATCCAGGCCATCGTCTATCTCCTCAGTTACAACAGATGGTGTCCGGTTTTGGTAATGCGGGTGGTAATGTAAATCAACAACTATCACCGCGCCAACCACCGTACGGTAGCGGAGTTGGGGGTCAAACGGTCAACCAGCCGAATGTGGTCGTTCCCGGACAAtcaccgcagcagcagcagcagcagcagcagcaacaacaacagcagcaacaacagcagcaacaacagtggcaACAGAACGCAAACGCAAGGCTATCTATTCAGCAGCAAAATCCTATGCTGAATGCTCAGCTTTCG TCTGTTGGCGGATTTAATCCTGCACCGAATCGACAGTTTGTCGGCCCACCTCAAAGACAGCGAAGTACGCTGAACAGTCCTGGTACGCCGCGACAGCAAAATGCGTTCGGTGGCTCAATGGTGGACGGTGGCGGGTTTCCAGGTCCACCGAGCCCCTCGCCAGTTGGCGTATCCCCACCAAACTTTGCCAATCCCGTCTATGCCAACCAGCAGATGAGGCTCCAGCGGCAAGGCAGTGTGCCTCCGCAATCAACTCAACACTTGCCAG GATCGCCCCGTTCCGCGTACGGTGGACATGGGCCTGGTCCGGATGGCACCGGTTATGGTATGATGTTCGGCAATGCAGCAGCAATGCAGCAGCACACGGCGACCTCACCAGGCGATTTCTTCAATCGCAGTCAAACTG GTCTCAACGGTGGTATTATCGGTGGTGGCAATAGTATTGGTGGCGGCAGCGTCGGAAACGGACACGGTGGCAATGGTCTGGGACTTAGCAATGGTACAAATTCGAACGGCCAAAGCCTAAACCATTCGGAACTGGTACGGCAGGAGCTGCGCGCCATTGTTAGTGGGCGGGCGCAACGTCCACCAACGCACAGCCCGATGGGACTGTCGCCACTTGGTGGAATGCCGCTGCAAAGCTGTAGCGAGGGTAACGGTGTTGGTAGTAATGGTGGTCTCAATGTCGTCTCCACCGTGGGCAGTAGCAACGGTGGTTGCGCCTCAATCTCCAACACATCATCGGTAATGCTGAGTGGTATCGGTGGTGGTAGTAATCTGGGTGGAGGAAGCACACGAACATCCTTGTCGGATGCCGGAACGTCCGGACCGATGCTTCACAGCGGTAACTCTTCCACTGGCCTAGATCCATCGATGCTGTTCAATTTTCATCTCACCCAGAAAG AGTTTTTCGGAGGAAACACGAGCCGGTGA